The Octopus sinensis unplaced genomic scaffold, ASM634580v1 Contig13942, whole genome shotgun sequence nucleotide sequence aattctataattttatacacactcttcccgtacgtatacggaaagcgtgtgtgtatatattgttacacacgtaacaattaaattaatttaacaattaagaacaaaaaaaattagggttagggttaggttgagggttagtgacaggatgttgtctcggttttagacgcagcaaatgattttagttcaatggaggtaatcgattggttaaaattgccgaaatgctcggattttcagacgaaatatctttcaaactatagaattttctcaataaaaccaagagaaaatgatgttttataaacacattctaccagtatacgaagtttaaaactttttagtttcctagatattatgttacaaactgccgttcaaaaggaaaagatcctcctgctatccttcattctcataaggtgtccagtccacatatgtatgtacgtacgtacgtacatacgtacacacacatacatacatacacacacacacacacacacatacacacatacatacatagtgttacAATCTAAACAAGCTGTAATGCACTTTGTTTTCTTGACCGCATAGCCCTGTcccacaatgtgtgtgtgcatgcgtgcgcgtgtatcGATACTATTCTTACGGTAATAGTCATATCTAGTAAACAGTGATCTGCTCAAGATATCGCAGGGCTTCCAACATTGCCGTAGCTTTAGTTACAATCAAGATAAGCGATTGCAGTTCTTATGTGGGATAAAGCAACTCTATTTATTTCACCATCTCACCAGACTTTTAAGGTACACAACTTCTAAAGTTGTCTCCCTTCTAAGCTTTTGTATCTCATTGGTTACAAGTGCGAAAAATTGCGCTAGAATTGAGTTTATTTACTTAGGATATTCAAATAGTTTCTTTAAAAACTTGAGTCACAAATCATTAGGCATGCAACACGGTAAGATGAACGgttataaaatttgtttatttcgttAGTCATTTGAATTACTGAATATAATGGCAtggtaaatatttaaatacgACGGAAAATGTCTTGTATTTCCCGTCGAAAATTAATTAACCATCTATGTTTTGTCTCATATGCTTATCTCAGATCAAAATTTCAGCTGTTTCACTTTCGAATCACAACACAAATATTTAGGATAaagtaacagttattttttcctgTTACGACTTATTTACCTTTACCTACAAACTTTCGACAAATTCTTTCTCTGTTCTTGTTGCTTCATCATTCAACATTGTACGaactgtgttttcttttatgtgaACGCAAATGTTTATCTTCGCACGCCAGCGAGTAGTATTTCTATATATCATTTTGCGATGATTTATATCGATGTTCATTTGCTTTTTAcacaaaagaagagagagagaatgtgtaaaattttcacaaaataatattactactCTGCTTAAGCAAAACAAGTTACGAACTCATATAAATTACTCGCAAGTACCCTATTTAAAAGAAGGAATCAATAACAGTTGTGTACGAACATCAGATTCATCAAGGATTATGCTAATCCCTGTTTGGGACCATAAGCAAACTTCAGAGTTCAGAAAACTGCACTACGCATCATCAAGCGTTGCAAACAGAACagcaaaagaaatttattaaaaataacgaTCATTTTGACATGCAAGGGTCACAGTTTGTTGCCTTAAAAAACATATTCTCGCAGTTGTTGTCACTATATAGAAAAATCACTCTTAAACGCCCGGACACCTATACAACGGCTCAGAGAACTACTACAGCAGCATCCTAAAAACACTATCGTTTCTATTCAGCTTAGACaaacgtaaaaataaaataataaaaaaaacccaccaaaaaCCATACACTTAGAAGTAGTTGCATCATTAATTGCCTCATTAGCTCCAAATGTTGTGCTGGGATGCACATCACCTGTAAAATATGTAGAGGGACAGCAAATGTTTCATTCAGATCAAGTTCATCTTGTCCACTTTCACTGTGGCTGTCACCTGAATTTATGGGAGTATAGATATAGATTGAACGGTGTAGAAAGTGTAAAATGTTGAGAATGTCACACTGTTGCACTGTATGCAATTCCTCACAGTGTGTCAGGTGTGGTGGAGACCTAGTATAAACTGGAATAACAGATCTGTTTCACATCTTGTTCAGTCAACTCCTGACATAATCAGAGCTTATCTGGGTCTACACAAAAATAATTACACACttcataatatcatcatcatcatcatcgtttaacgtccattttccatgctggcatgagttggacggttcgacagcagtctgggaagccaggaagctgcaccaggccccaatctgatctggcattgttttctacagctggatgcccttcctaacgccagccactccgagtGTATAGTGGatctttttatgtaccactggcacaggggctagaggagctggcatcgaccacgattggatggtgctttttacatgccaccggcacagaagccagtcaaagcagcactatttgatatatttaaagtcATCATAACATCTCATTACCTATGACAAAAAAAAGGTGACATTTCAAAATcacaaattctgtattttggattTATGTCTTGCAAATTTCATTGTGACAGAGAGAAGTGGCATCTTTAATTATTACATTCTTGAGAtcaaattttgtatttatacatgttgtATTGTAGAGGTTGTGTTGGGCAAAGAGATATGTTTGCCAAGCCAACAACATTATTCATGTATCTTTGAAATATGAGTTGTTCTAGGTCACATGTGTAGTGTGAATGGAGTatattacagaaataaaataatgaaaattagcaTACATTGGCAGTAACCTGGTGGAATCAAGACAGCAAACTGTTGTCTTGTTCAACTAAGACATGTCTGAGGCTAACCAATACAAGAGTTGAAAGAATCTTTCTGTTGATTCTTTGCTCTGGTTAATTTCTGTAGAAGAAAGTTTGGAGTTTCATTATGTAGCCAATACATGGCTGAGAGATACAACTCTTTCAATGGTTTATTAATTTGGTGAAAAGCAGTGACTAACTAAAACTTTATGTGGTTGCATGAGTGTTTTACAAGGTTTTGATTGTTAATAGAGCATAGTATTGTTAACAGGAGACACACTATCAGCCCTTGATGGTTGTCTAGTACCCTAAAGACTCAGTCATTTTTGCTTCTACAAGATGTTTGATAGAGACATACTCatgaaataagataaaagaaagtTTAACAAACATGACAACCTTTGAATTCTGTAAGTCATCAATCAGAGGCCATTTATGCAAATTAGTTTAAGAAGCACTAGTCTTACAAATATACAAGAAAGCTTCTTGAACTATAATTTAGCTACCTTAGGAATTTTAATGCTTTTCTTCTGtgtaaaaaatcattattaacaataataatctaaatatatattgatttttagcaGTTATTTGCAAAATATCTAAGCGTTATTGAACTgtcaatttgatatatatatatatattttacgttgttttgtcttgtttatcGGAAATCATTAAAagcataacaatataataatttttttctccccAGATGTGTTACTTTCTACTGTAGAGACCCAATTAATGTCAGAAGTCTCTCGAGTCTACAAGGAAACCAATTCATGTAAGATATTTTCAGCTCTCAGTTTTAACTATTTCATGCAGTACATTGGAAATGACAACAGAAATGTTTCATAGTCTTCAGTTTAGTTTTGAGACGTAAGAGATAGCATATAGATTCAATAATTATATTGTTTATGAATAAAGTATATAGAGCAACATGATCTTGGGTAGGCGTTATTAAAATGTTATCTCCCTTTAACCAACTGATAGTCGATATAAGTCCCAAACCAGTCATGGGTAATCGACGGTCCGTGGGACCTTCAGAATGGTAAGCCCAATGAAAAATTTACCTTTAACTTTCTTAGTTATGCAGTCTGCCAGATCATGAGCCTTGTCTCATGCAGCCTGCTTCTTGGAAAGTTACCAATGCCTGGTCTAAactttaatttatatgtatatgctaaaCCTTCAATGCTGGAAAGAGCACTTCTTGAGTCTTCTGAACCAAAACTCCAATGTGGTACCCATGCATCCAACTCAACACTGGTTGAACACGCCACCATTCTACGAAGAGTACCAGATTGCCCTCAACTGCATGAAGCAGTGAGAGTCTCCTGGCCTAGACAACCTCCCAGGGGAACTTCTAAAACATGGTTGACTACTATTAAACACTTGTCTGTTCTCATTGTTTCTCCGAATGTGGAAGAACTGCCATGTTCCCAAAGATCTCaaagatgttgttattattattaccatcttcGAAAAAGGAGATAGAAAGATCTGTGGGAACTATTGTGGCATCTCACTGCTCTCCACTACAGGGAAAATCTTTGCAAGACTCCTGGATCATCTCAAAATCATTGCGGAGGAAGTCCTACCTGAATTACAATATGGATTTCGACCATCCAGAGGGACAACTGACATGATCTTTTGTGCTTGACAAATACAAGAAAAGAATAGAGAACAACAAAAACctctctattttgttttctacGACCTCGAGAAGGCCTTTGATACCGTCCCAAGGCTGGCAATGTGGAAGGTCCTCTGATGCTTTGGCTATCCTGATCAGTTCGTTACATATATTGATTTAACTATGagcgggtgctgaaaagttcctggttttgggttaaagaaaataagggaggatcagttaattatgattttatccaacatattcccctctcagattcaaacacttattgcagcaattcttcagtttttctaagccctgtaaaagaactcagaaggttgggcctccaaccaggccttttgtgatacctttaaagccaggaagtttTTAGTTCCTTGTTTATAAGTTTGACTTTATAAGCATCATAAGATATTTGTTTATGATTACAGCAGTAATTTACAAAGAGTTAGCCATTTGACAATATTGTGTAATCTCTTCAAATTCAGAGTGATAAGCAACACTCTAAAGTTGTCTCATCTTGAAAAAAGCTAGTTCAGAATTTCTTcatccttattatatatatattaagtatcacTATCTAACCCTTTATAACAGGATTTACTGGGGGCACTAAATTCAAACCTTTTCTATAATTGTATTGTGAGCTGTAGATTTAACCAATTTGATTGGAAATGGATTCAATGAGTTGTTCCCAATTAAGATATTCAACTATAAAAGTGATTGCTGTAACGATATGTCAGTGTAAGAATTTTTCAGTGAGGCCATTATTGAAAGATGGATTTAAAGTATGAAAAAGATTTGTTATATATTGTAACCACTGTGCATGTTGGTGGCAAATTGTACATTTTttctgtgcacatgtatgtgtgtttgtgtctgtgtgtgcacacgtatgtgtgtgtatgcacatgtatgtgtttgtgttttactgTCTCCTTCCCATGACATCTTgcaacagttgtaaatgagtgtcatcatCATGTGTGCAATGTCCTTCATTTCctgttttctgtaaaaaaatatctgatcttggaaacaggtgatggatGGCGATATGTAGGGCATCTgcttgtagaaaatctgccccaacatACTgcgtctgacctatgcaagcatggaaaagtggatgttaaaatgatgatatttcgtttttggatttggtttgcaagattctttatgtgagttcgtgtgttgaagcatattctgttgtgcctggggagagtcattttctttttgtgccttataatttaacacactcacttaggaaaataaaaataagaaataagtggaaattttaccggtgagtgtgttaaattataaggcacaaaaagaaaatgactctccccagacataagagaaaatgatgataatacatgatgatataaaaattataatgctATAACTTTGTGTTTATGTAAAACAGTAGCTACattatttatatctgttttataACAATATAAATGGCTTTTATGATTTCAGTGTCTGATGAATTGTTATCcgcgtgagtatatatatccactttctatatatatatatattagtttcaaattttggcacaaggccagcaatttcggggaggggaataagttaattacatcgaccatagtactcatctggtacttattttattgaccacgaaaggatgaaaagcaaagtcaaccttggcaggatttgaactcagaatgtaaagatggatgaaatatcactaagcattttgcttggcatgtgaACAAGCTTGCCACCTTACTTTATATATTAAGAATTGGTCTATTTTATCTGCATTTTCCcagaaacattttctgaaattATGAAGCATAAGTCATATTTAccaacatatttacatttatacacctactagcagtatcacctgacgttgctcgggtttgtttcgaccctttagaattggaatttttgaaaagtaaaaattttgcattatgtagcttgttatctctctatatataaacggcagtttgtctgtgtgtgtttctgtgtgtctgtttgcttgtaccctcaccctgaccacggctttcaaccgattctgatgaaacttgacacacacatagcccaatgtcataattcaaaactaacgcagcgaaaattttgaaaagttcccccagttctgaaaaaaatcgataaattcgacatggggtcgagaatcagaaacacaaaccacagactgtctaggggacgcaactccacctttttaactaaaaaaaaatttaccataattttttttccatttttttgctattgtttggctataactctctaaaaatgctttatagttatttcccttacaaacctgagcaacgccgggcgatactgctagttctctttaaatgaacatttttctggttgaaatacaccgaaaaatggtgacacagcagtcaaaaaatcataaaaatagggattttcatagaaaaaaagcacctttttgatgtaaataatttttggtgttaacataatccgatttgaattttttcttctacggaaggaagagcaaaccttcttctatcatactctcaattttggtcaacttgcgccgcagagtcttggaggagatactgttagttgaaggctaccaaacctgccatacactgacaacttcagctttatatatatagagatttacatTTACACAGCTATATACTTAAGGAACTAATCttagaaatttattaaatatttccagTTGATACTGGTTTTAATCTTTGTAGTTTCACCAGTCAATAAATATGTTATACACATCACACAAGTGTGATATTTAGAGTCTATTGCCAAATTTTTTGTGGGAACTGAGTTATTAGTTTTATCTATCTTAGAGATATAGATTAATAGGATTTATGATGTTTGTAACTCTTGCAAAAGTTATTGTGCTGTTAATGAAGAGACATAGTCTCACCTATATTAGAATTTGATTATAGGATTCAGCTCATCATTTAACgcttgctttccatgctggcatgggttggacagtttgacaggagctggctaggcagaagactgcaccatgctttgctgtctgttttggcatggtttttttttatagctggatgcccttcctaacaccaaccactccacagataCCTCAACTTTAATTTACTCAAGATTAACTTGTTTATTGTATCTGAAACTGATAACAGGCTCAACCTGAAATTCAGATTATATCTTATAGCATACTAATTTGCCACACTGTCTCAAGATACTATGTAACTTTGATGACTTATAATGACTGACAAGAGATtatgttgtatttttgttttattcttttattctaggCTTCAGTTCATTTACCAGACAAGTCTCATGCCTGCACTTGATATCATTGATAGAAAAGCCGTTACTCTGCTAGAATGCCCAAGTAAACGCCAATTATACACAGTACGTCTTCTATACAAAAAGTTTCGTATTTGTTTATAAGTAATATTGCATGTGGAAATTGCTTTACAGCTGAGTTTATATGGTGCTGGACTCACAATGAAGGGTGGCAGTTCATACTCTGGCACTGAGAAAGGACTATGTCCATAACCATGAATTGAACACTTAAATGGCTCAATCCACCTAGGTGTAAATGGATAGCACAAATGTTACAGCTCAACACTGTGCAGCAGCATTAATATGAAGTAGTAGGAACCATGGAAATCCCACATTTTATAAATttccttatttctatttttacaacAGTCTTTCATTATGTTTAAGATTTCACttacattttcaattttgttccatAGTTAAGGTAAAATTATAACACTTGAAGATATATCATAACATTGTggaataatatgcatacatatgagatatatatatctatatatatatgatatgtctggctgggcattaaatgatgatgatgttgacaattcatgatatatatcatgtttataatgatgaggatgatgacgatcatcattTGATATCCTTCAAATGTCCAATTTTTCGCATGGATTAAAACGAAATTTGtcaaggcaaattttctatggctagatgcccttcctgttgtcaaatCTCATCCAAGCAAGGTTATATTTTCCATGGCTGCACatcgtttttttttatagaagactGGAAAAGAAAACATCCTTGAACAAGTGGTGCTTGTTTATCatttgatgtcaagaaaaggatacacacatacacaaatatacattatacTGCTTTCAGTtattatctaccaaatccactcacaatgctttggtcagcctggagctatatcagaagacacccTAGGAGCCATGTAGCAGGGCTAAACTTGAAATCACATGGCTGAGAAGCAAtcctcttaaccacacacacacaaatttagtgtatgcatatgaaacagcattaaattaaaatactcATCTATGTATTATACTTGCTGTATATACACTGTTGACACGCACAATGCTATAGTATTTGTCTGACTGAAAGTCTCTTCATAGAAATGCTGTgttataaaacataatatatattggaGTGAGGCAATTATCATGACTCATGAGAATGCCAGATGTGTGTTGGCCTACCTGGGTCTAGTCAATGACATGTACTCACTAATCTCATACCTCAGTGAAATCAATTCTCTCTGATACATGGGAAACAGGGAATAATATATTCACTGATATTGCAGAAAGTCTACTAAGATGAAGTTCAGTgttttgtaattctgaaattctgATGTAACTTTACCTTTTCAAACCTCTCTGGTCTAAAGCCGTACTTCTTCCTTATCAATccataatatttgttctctcgGCTTCTAACATCCATTTACAATGTTCTTACTCGAGCAGTTATCTCCCCTGCTTACAATATCTTACTGTCTTTCATATTCTATCACTTTCTCAATTCACTGTATTTAATTTTTGTGAAAACATCTCTTACATAATGAACTATACATAGCTCATTTCTCTCATGAATTGCTGTCTTCAATGTTATACAATATCATAGttcttaaatgtattttttataatGTCTTACAGAGAGACAATTCCTTTGCTTCTCACAATTTGTCCATCATATGTTGTTTACAGTGTTACATTTATCATGTTTATTGTGCAGGTAATGGGCACTTCAGGaattgtgtatatttgtttccCTGACAGCAAATATTGTTCCTGTCCTGCTTATAACTATTCAGGTAAAGTATCATACAAGTGCTCATTTACTTTTTTACTGATTTCATGTTAACTGGAAGCGGATGGATTTTGTTAATATGGACATATTAATAGTTGTGCTAACTACCAAACTGAAGCCTGAGTGTAACCACTTGTCACTCAGAATGAGTTATAATCTTGCTAGGCAATGCAGCATAATACTCATAGTAAGATTCTTAACCTTACTCTCATTGTATCTCTTGGTGTTGAAGGCAAGTATTTTAGTATGTTTGTAAAGAACTGACAGATTCCAACAGTGTTAGGAGTCTAAAGAAATCTGAAGAGTAAAATGcatgcttctgtgccggtggcacataaaaagcaccatccgaatgtggctgatgccagcgccaccttggctggcttccgtgccggtggcacgttaaaagcaccaaccaatcgtggctgatgCGAgattcccctggcacctgtgccggtggcacgtaaaaagcacccactacactcgcggagtggttggcattaggaagggcatccagctgtagaaacactgccagatcagactggagcctggtgcagcccctggcttcccagaccctggtcgaaccgtccaacccgtgctagcgcacaaaacagacgttaaacgatgatgatgatgaagtgaagtTATTATTTTCTATGggattttttcattttgttttctcacAAAAATTAGAagtcaaattaaatttaatatacgAACTAGACTTGTGCATGTACTgtcttaagaagaaaaaaataaatagaatttcaaTTGCTGATTCCCACTGATTTTAAATTGAATAATTTTGAATGCAAGAAAACTTTTATCTATctttttcactttatttcatccactttttttaaaatttggtttttGCTTCATTAATATATCACATTTTCACTTAGAAATGAGTAT carries:
- the LOC115229958 gene encoding zinc finger SWIM domain-containing protein 7 isoform X1, translating into MQHDVLLSTVETQLMSEVSRVYKETNSLSDELLSALQFIYQTSLMPALDIIDRKAVTLLECPSKRQLYTVMGTSGIVYICFPDSKYCSCPAYNYSVLLKDDHIMCKHILAIKLSNAMNVTVRRNISDKEMRSMLLHME
- the LOC115229958 gene encoding zinc finger SWIM domain-containing protein 7 isoform X2, with product MQHDVLLSTVETQLMSEVSRVYKETNSLSDELLSALQFIYQTSLMPALDIIDRKAVTLLECPSKRQLYTVMGTSGIVYICFPDSKYCSCPAYNYSGKVSYKCSFTFLLISC